One genomic window of Cryptomeria japonica unplaced genomic scaffold, Sugi_1.0 HiC_scaffold_244, whole genome shotgun sequence includes the following:
- the LOC131869348 gene encoding cellulose synthase-like protein E1: MESTDFPLYTTFEKPCLKITRGFACIYFTGILALVFYRISYMPREDYFPWIMVFAAELGFAFIWALEQAFRWRPVTRYTFPERLSERFENDLPPVDIFICTADPIREPPMNVVDTVLSTLAHDYPTEKLSCYVSDDGGSALTFYALFEASMFAKIWVPFCHKYFIQQRCPDAYFSESDAHQNKSLLFATEWEKLKTMYEEMKHRINSTVETGIVPEAMRNRHDGFREWSSGITLGDHHSIVQILLEKGKDGGVYFPRLVYVSREKRPGCPHNFKAGALNVLIRVSALMSNAPFILTLDCDMYANNCKALREAMCFLMDPQTGHQFGYVQFPQRFHGITKYDLYANHLKRIFDIQGKGIDGAEGPIYVGTGCVHRRDVLCGSEPQNVIKASIESANLEVEKECSSEILNKATTLASCTYEENSLWGKKGGIKDKLLIERIVVRDGVPSIDDSNDREMVK; encoded by the exons ATGGAGTCCACAGATTTCCCTCTTTATACAACATTTGAAAAGCCTTGTCTAAAAATAACCAGAGGTTTTGCCTGCATATATTTTACTGGAATTTTGGCTCTTGTTTTCTATCGCATTAGTTATATGCCAAGAGAAGATTATTTTCCATGGATTATGGTGTTTGCTGCAGAGCTGGGGTTTGCCTTCATTTGGGCATTAGAGCAGGCCTTCAGGTGGCGACCTGTGACTCGATACACTTTCCCAGAAAGGCTTTCTGAGAG GTTTGAAAATGATCTACCACCTGTTGATATATTTATATGTACTGCTGATCCAATTAGAGAGCCTCCAATGAATGTTGTAGATACTGTACTGTCCACTCTGGCTCATGATTATCCCACAGAAAAACTGTCATGTTATGTGTCTGATGACGGAGGATCTGCACTTACCTTCTACGCTCTGTTTGAAGCTTCGATGTTTGCAAAGATTTGGGTTCCTTTCTGCCACAAATATTTCATCCAACAGAGGTGTCCAGATGCATACTTTTCAGAAAGTGATGCTCACCAAAATAAGAGTTTGTTGTTTGCAACTGAGTGGGAAAAGCTCAAG ACAATGTACGAAGAGATGAAACATCGTATAAATAGCACTGTGGAGACGGGCATTGTTCCAGAAGCCATGCGCAATCGGCATGATGGGTTTAGGGAATGGAGTTCAGGGATCACTTTGGGAGACCATCACAGTATAGTTCAG ATTTTGCTAGAGAAGGGAAAGGATGGTGGCGTTTATTTCCCCCGTCTTGTATATGTGTCTCGTGAAAAGCGACCTGGATGCCCACACAATTTTAAGGCCGGTGCTCTCAATGTTCTG ATTAGAGTTTCTGCTTTGATGAGCAATGCTCCATTCATTCTTACATTGGATTGCGATATGTATGCCAACAACTGTAAAGCACTTCGTGAAGCTATGTGCTTTCTCATGGACCCTCAAACTGGTCATCAGTTTGGGTATGTCCAATTTCCCCAAAGGTTTCATGGCATTACAAAATATGATTTGTATGCCAATCATCTCAAGAGAATTTTCGAT ATACAAGGTAAAGGTATAGATGGAGCAGAAGGTCCAATCTACGTGGGCACAGGATGTGTGCACCGTAGGGATGTTCTATGCGGAAGCGAGCCACAAAATGTAATTAAAGCATCCATTGAATCTGCAAATTTAGAAGTGGAAAAAGAATGTTCATCCGAGATATTAAATAAGGCAACGACACTTGCCAGTTGCACTTACGAGGAGAACTCACTTTGGGGCAAAAAG GGAGGTATTAAGGATAAACTTCTTATTGAGAGGATTGTTGTTAGGGATGGAGTTCCTAGTATTGATGATAGCaatgatagggaaatggtcaaATAA
- the LOC131855953 gene encoding cellulose synthase-like protein E1 translates to MYGCVVEDVLTAFTIHCRGWKSAYCTPQRNAFQGRAPLNLNDTLIQHKRLTAGLFEIFVSKFCPFVYGIGRVSITLRMCYGYYCLWAMSCLHILSYGLVPALSTLCAISVFPQISSPWFLLFGFLSLSAYAYNIVEFVMAGGSVKSWWNEHRMWAIKGTSSYPFALIQGLCKLMGISEVGFEVTSKVLDSEAAKRYKEEIFEFGVASVMFIPPATITIINFISLLSGMTQFVRGGYPAVEGMFVQLMLSSFIVMNGFPILEGMFMRTDKGRMPTSITMFSIMVAAVACSVALQITLY, encoded by the exons ATGTATGGGTGTGTAGTGGAGGATGTTTTAACTGCATTTACAATACATTGCAGAGGCTGGAAATCTGCTTACTGCACTCCACAAAGAAACGCCTTTCAGGGGCGTGCACCTCTTAATTTGAACGATACCCTGATTCAACATAAGAGATTGACCGCAGGTCTATTTGAAATTTTTGTGAGTAAGTTCTGCCCATTTGTGTATGGGATTGGTCGTGTTAGTATAACACTCAGAATGTGTTATGGCTATTACTGTTTATGGGCTATGTCCTGCCTGCATATACTCTCTTATGGCTTGGTTCCGGCCCTATCTACCCTCTGCGCCATATCAGTATTCCCTCAG ATTTCAAGTCCATGGTTTCTGCTCTTTGGGTTTCTATCACTCTCTGCATATGCATACAATATAGTTGAATTTGTGATGGCTGGAGGTTCAGTGAAGAGTTGGTGGAACGAGCATAGGATGTGGGCAATAAAGGGGACCTCATCGTATCCATTTGCATTAATTCAAGGGCTCTGCAAATTGATGGGTATTTCTGAAGTGGGTTTTGAGGTGACAAGCAAAGTGTTAGACAGTGAAGCAGCCAAAAGATACAAGGAAGAAATCTTTGAATTTGGAGTGGCCTCAGTAATGTTTATTCCTCCTGCAACTATCACAATTATCAACTTCATATCACTGTTGAGTGGAATGACACAATTTGTAAGGGGTGGGTATCCAGCAGTTGAGGGTATGTTTGTGCAGCTCATGTTATCAAGTTTTATAGTGATGAATGGATTTCCTATATTGGAGGGAATGTTTATGAGGACAGACAAAGGACGGATGCCTACTTCAATTACAATGTTCTCCATTATGGTGGCGGCGGTTGCATGTTCTGTGGCATTACAAATTACTCTCTACTGA